The genomic window GCTGACCGGGATCATGGACCCGACCGCGGGCGACGCCTGGGTCGCGGGTCGACACGTTGTCGAGGAAGCTGAGGCCGTCAAGGACGACATCGCCTATATGAGCCAGCGCTTCGGCCTCTATCCCGACCTTACGGTCATGGAGAACATCGATTTTTACGCCGACCTTTACGGTATGCCGCGCCGCGGGCGGGCGACACACATCGAGGAACTCCTCGCCTTCAGCAATCTCACACCCTTTAAGAAGCGTCAGGCCGGCAAGCTCTCCGGTGGCATGAAGCAAAAGCTCGGCCTCGCCTGCGCACTTATTCATACGCCGAAGGTGCTGTTCCTGGACGAACCGACCAATGGCGTCGATCCGGTCTCGCGCCGGGACTTTTGGCGCATCCTTTACCAACTCCTGCGTGAGAACGTGACCATCTTCGTCTCGACCGCCTATCTCGACGAAGCCGAGCGCTGTGCGCGTGTCGCGCTCATGCACAAGGGGCGGCTCATTGCCGTTGGGACGCCGGACGAGGCAAAGCAGCTGATGCAGGGCACACTGATCGAGGTTCGGGCAGCCGAGCCGCGTCAATCCGCGGCACTGTTGCGCGCGCGTCTGGAGTCCGCAAGCGTCGGTCTGTTCGGTGATCGTGTCCACATCGTCGCGCAAGACCCCGACACGGCAATGACGAAAGCCGCCGAGATCCTCAGGCACGCGGGGCTCGCAGTTGCGAGCATCCGCGTCGTCGAGCCGTCGCTTGAAGATGTGTTTGTGTCGGTGTTGTCGCAGGAGGCGGAGGGTGGAAACGCCTGAGCGAAGCATCGCCGTGTCCGTCAGGAATTTGGAGCGCCGGTTTGGCAGCTTCGTCGCCGTCAACCGTGTGTCGTTTGACGTGGCGAGAGGCGAGATTTTCGGCTTCCTCGGCCCGAACGGATCCGGCAAGTCGACGACCATCCGGATGCTGACCGGCATTCTTGCGCCGAGCGCTGGTACCGGAACCGTTGCCGGCTTTGACGTTAACACCGAGGCCGAAAAGATCAAATCCCATATCGGCTATATGAGCCAGCGCTTCTCTCTCTACGAGGATCTGACGGTCGAGGAGAATATCGACTTCTATAGCGGCATCTACCGCATCGCGAAGGAGAGACGGCAAGAACGCAAGGAGTGGGTCATTGAAATGGCGGGTCTCGCGGAGCATCGGGCCTCGCGCACAGCGATCCTTTCGGGCGGCTGGAAACAGCGCCTCGCCCTTGGCTGCGCGGTCCTGCACGAGCCGCCCGTAATCTTCCTCGACGAGCCGACCTCAGGTGTGGACCCGCTGAGTCGCCGGCGCTTCTGGGACCTGATTTACGACCTGTCGGCCAAAGGTGTCACGGTGTTCGTGACCACCCATTACATGGAAGAGGCCGAATATTGCGACCGGATCGGCCTCATTCACCGCGGCGACCTCATCGCTGTCGGTACGCCACATGAGCTCAAGACGACGCTGATGCAGGAAGATGTCCTCGAGGTCGTCTGTGAGCGTCCCCAGGAGGCCATGAACGAGATCGAGGGAATCGACGTCGTAAAGGAGGTGGCGCTGTTCGGCAAAGACCTCCATGCTGTGGCTGCAGACGGCGAGGCTGCTGCGGCCGCGATCCGCCAGCAGCTCGAGACGCGCGGCTATCGTATCAACAGGGTCGAAAAGATCACCCCATCACTTGAGGACGTCTTTGTCTCCCTTGTCGAGGCGCGCGATCGGGCGCACCAGTCCGAAGAGGTCGCGGCATGAGCAAGCGATTGCAAATGTCGACGGCCTGGCCGCCTCAATCGAACACGGCCCCGACTGCAAGTCCTTCTTATCGACTCGCCTTTGAGGATGTCGACTTCCTTGGCAAGCAGGATCTTCGCCCACTCCGGCTTCAGTTAGAACTGCTCAAGCCTGAATGGTATCTGCGACAGGAAGCAATCACCTCGACCATCGTCGTGTTCGGCAGCGCACGTCTCTTATCACCGGAGATTGCCAGCAAGCAGCTTACGGAACTCAAAACCGCCCTGCGCAAGAAGCCGCAGAATAAAGCACTGCAGTCGGCATTAAGGCGGGCCGAAAAGCAGTTGGACTATTCTCGCTACTATGCCGAAGCACGTCGGTTTTCCGCGCTCGTGTCGCGGCGTTTCCAGCAAGAAGGTCGGTGCGACTTCATGATCGTAACCGGTGGTGGCCCCGGCATCATGGAAGCCGCCAATAGAGGCGCTCACGATGTCAATGGGCGAAGCATCGGGTTCAATATCACCTTGCCTCGCGAGCAAGTCCCCAATCCATTTGTCACTCCAGATCTCTGCTTTCGATTTCGATATTTTGCAATCCGCAAGATGCACTTCCTGCTCCGCGCAAAGGCTCTGGTGGTCTTCCCCGGCGGATTGGGAACGATGGATGAGCTCTTTGAGGTCTTGACCCTGATCCAGACCGGGAAGATTGCACGAATGCCCGTCGTTCTCATCGGTCGCGATTTCTGGACCAGCGCCATCGATTTCAATTTCCTCGTCGAGGAAGGTGTCATCGACCCTGATGACATTGCTTTGTTTCAGATCGCGGATTGTTCCGAGCAGGCAATCCAGATTGTCCAAAAATTCTATGGCGGGAGGCCGCCTGAATGAAATGGCTCCGTGCTAATCCAGCGAACAATTACTCAGAAGAGGTGCGATAATGAAGGCGCGTGGGGAAGGCACGCTCTGGCTACGGTCGGCGAGCATCATCGCCGTCCTGTTCGGACTTCTGACAATCCAAGAAGGTGGCGCGGTCATATTTTGGAGCGAGACGGCGCGCCGTGCGGCCGGTCAGTACGTTCCCTTCGTCGTCTGGTTCAACTTCCTGGCAGGATTCGCCTACGTTATCGCTGGCATCGGCCTTTGGCTTCGACAGCGTTGGACGACGGCAGTTGCGGCCGCGATCGCGGCGTCAACACTAGTTGTCTTCGTTGCTTTCGGCCTGCACGTTGCAGGCGGTGGCGCCTATGAGCTGCGCACCGTCGTCGCGATGAGCCTGCGTAGTGCTGTGTGGATTGCCATTGCGTTTGTCGCGTACCGCTTCATCCGGCAGACACGCAGGAGGGCAGGCCTGTGAAGATCGCGTTTCACGGCGCAGCGCAGGAGGTCACCGGTTCCTGCACCATGATCGAGACCAAAGAGGTTCGCTTTCTGGTCGATTGTGGGATGTTCCAGGGTGGGCGCGAAGCCGACGGTCGAAATCGCGCACCCTTTGCGTTCGATCCTCGCACCATCAATTTTGTGCTCCTGACCCATGCCCATATCGACCATAGCGGGCTTCTCCCGAAACTTTGGCGAGACGGCTTCCGCGGTCCGATCTACACGACCCCGGCAACCGCCGAACTCCTCGCAATCATGCTCCGCGACAGTGCGAGCATTCAAGGCTCCGAGGCCGAGCGGGCAAAACGCAAAAGTCGCACCCGCGGGGCGGCAGAGCCCATCTACAGCATGGCCGACGCTGAAGCCGTGCTGGGCCTGCTCAGTGTCGTGCATTATGACACCCTTCACAATCCGCACGACTCCATCCGTATTCGCCTGCGCGACGCGGGCCACATTCTCGGCTCGGCGATCCTGGAGATATGGGTCAAAGAGAGCCCTCGCGAACGGAAACTGGTGTTCTCAGGCGATCTTGGTCAACCGGGACGTCCCATCCTCCGCGATCCGTCGCCGATTGAGGACGCCGATATCTTGTTTGTTGAATCGACCTATGGCGACCGGCGTCACAAGAGCCTCGCAGAAACCCTCGATGAATTCGTCGCGGTGGTGAATGAGACACTGGAGGTTAAAAAAGGAAATGTCATCGTTCCGGCTTTTGCCATCGGCCGAACGCAGGAGCTGATCTACTATTTCCATCATTTGACCTGCCGGGGCCGGTTCCGCCACCTCAGCATTTTCATCGACTCGCCGATGGCCACCGCCGTCACCCGGGTTACTCGGAGCAACCTTGCGCTGTTCGACGAAGAGGCCAAAAAGCTTGTCGCATGGCATGCGGCTGGAAAAGGACTCCCCAACCTTACATTCGTTGGCTCGGTCGATGAGTCGCGCGCCCTCAACACCATTCGATCCGGCGCCGTCATTATTGCCGGAAGCGGCATGTGCACGGCGGGCCGCATCAAGCACCATTTGCTGCACAACCTGGGGCGCCGCGAGAACGCGGTCCTGATCACGGGGCTCCAGGCCCAGGGGACGCTTGGCCGCCGGCTTGTGGATGGCGCCGAGCGCGTGCGCATCTTCGATCAGGATGTGGCAGTGCGGGCCAGCATTCATACGCTCGGCGGATTTTCTGCGCATGCGGATCAATCTGCACTTCTGCACTGGCTTGGCGCCTTCCGGCGTGCACCCACGCGCACCTTCGTGATGCACGGCGAGCCCCGCTCCTCCACCGCCCTTGCCGGCGAAATTTCTCGTCGGCCGGGTTGGAATATGCAAACGCCCAAGACCGGACAAATGGTCGAGGTTGCGGCGGGCGACGCCGGAAAGCGGCTGCCATGACAAGAATGAAACCCTTCCGGGTCTGGGCGATCGCCCGCAAGGAGACCATCCATATCCTTCGCGACCCGCGCAGCCTCGGCATGGCAATCGCCATCCCAATGCTGCTCTTGCTGTTGTTCGGCTACGCGCTGTCGCTCGACGTGGACAACGTACCGACTGTCGTCTGGGATCAGAGCGCCTCGCACGAGAGTCGCGAGTTCGTAAGTCATTTCGACGGCTCGCGGTATTTTTCAGTCACCGGCCACGTCCATAGCTACCGGGAGGTCGAGCGGGAGATCGATTCCGGCCGGGCGCTGGTCGCGCTCGTCATTCCGACCGACTTCGCCGGCCGCATCGAGGCCGGGAGACCGGCACCCGTCCAGGCCATCGTCGATGGCAGCGATCCCAACACCGCAACAATTGCCATGGGCTATCTCGATGTGGTCGCCTTCAGCTATTCCCAGGACGTGGCGCTGCGCGCAATCCGTCGTACCACCGGTCAGACTGTTCACCCGCCCGTCGATCTGCGCGCCCGGGCCTGGTTCAATGCCGACCTCGAATCGAAGAACTACATAATTCCCGGCCTCATCGCCGTGATCATGATGGTGATCGCAGCCCTCCTCACCTCGCTCACGATAGCTCGCGAATGGGAGCAGGGCACGATGGAGCAGCTCATCGCAACGCCGGTGAGAGGCAACGAGCTGATCCTTGGCAAGCTGCTGCCCTACTTCACCATCGGCATGCTCGACGTCGCACTCGCCGTCCTGATGGGCGAGTTCCTGTTCAATGTGCCGTTACGTGGAAGCGTCGCGCTTCTCTTCGCCATGGCGGCGGTTTTCCTTGCCGGCGCCCTCTCGCTCGGCATGGTAATCAGCATCCTTACCCGCGGCCAGCTCCTCGCCAGCCAACTCGCGATGGTACTGACCTTCCTGCCCTCGTTCCTGCTCTCCGGTTTCATGTACGCGATCGCCAACATGCCGGTGCCGATTCAGGTGATCACTCATCTGGTCCCAGCCTCGTATTTCGTCACCATGCTCAAGGGCATCTACCTCAAGGGTGTCGGCCTCCAGATCCTTGCGACAGAAGCAGGCCTCCTCACCCTCTTCGGAGTGGCCCTCGTGGTGCTCGCCAACCGCAAGTTCCGAAAAAAGCTGGTGTAGCGATGTTCGAGCGCATCAAACACATGCTGATCAAGGAGTTCATTCAGGTCTTTCGCGACCCGAAGATGCGCGGAATCATCTTCGTGATGCCGGTCTTGCAGGTTCTCATCTTTGGCTACGCCGTGACATTGGACGTCAATAACATCGCCACAGCCGTCTACGACCTCGACAACAGCGTGGCGAGCCGCGAGCTAGTCGCGCGATTCGAAAAATCGGGTTATTTCGACATCGTCGAGCATGTCGACAATATTGAGCGTGTTCGCGGCTTGCTTGACCGTGGCCAAGCGAGCGCCGTGCTCCAGATTAACCGGGGTTTCGCCGATGCGCTCCGCGCCGGGCGTACGGCCGAGTTGCAGCTGATTGTGGACGGTACCGACTCAAATACCGCCGGCGTTGTCCTCGACTACAGCGCCAAGATCACAAAGGCCCTGTCCGAGAAGGTGCTGATCACCCGATTCACGCGCGTGAAGGGCTCGTTCGAAAAGCCGGGTCGCGTGGAGCTAGAGACGCGCGCCTGGTTCAATGACAATCTGGAGAGTCGCAATTTCTATGTTCCGGGCGTCATCGCAATCGTCGTCATGCTGATCACCCTCATGCTGACCAGCATGGCAGTCGTACGTGAGAAGGAGATCGGCACCATCGAGCAGATGATGGTGACGCCGATCACCCCCGCGGAGTTTATCCTGGGTAAGACCCTGCCCTTCGCGCTTATCGGTTTCGTCGACGTTGTCCTGGTAACCGTGGTTGGCGTGTTCTGGTTCGGGGTGCCGATCTACGGAAGCCTGCTGCTGCTGTTTTTCGCCACGGCACTTTATCTGATGACCACTCTCGGCATCGGGCTCCTCATTTCGACGGTGAGTCAAACGCAACAACAAGCGATGATGAGCGCGTTCTTCTTCTACTTTCCGGCCGTCCTTCTCTCCGGCTTCATGTTTCCGATCGCCAATATGCCCACCGTGATCCAGTGGCTCACCTATCTCAACCCCTTGCGATATTTCCTCGTGGTCGTCCGCGGCATCTTTCTGAAGGGCGTTGGTCTGGAGATATTGTGGCCCCAGATGTTCGCTCTTGCCGTTGTAGGTGTCGTTCTTCTGTGGTTCGCCGCAAGTCGTTTCAAGAAAACATCGGGCTGACCATGTCCTGCCTTCGAGCAAAAAATCATCGTCACATGATCGCGCTTCCATGGATACGAGGGAAATGTCTCGCAAGGGCGCCAGAACGAAGGCTTACAGAATCCACTGTAATCTGAAGGGAGTCATATAATGAATAACTTCTCTGGTTTTCTACCATCTGTCGCTCTTGCATTTTTGATTGCGGCAACGGGCTCTGCTCACGCTCTTGATGTTTCGGTCTCAGGCCTCCGAAACCGAGACGGCAATGTCGTAATCTGCGTATGGCGCAGACAGGATAGGGGGTTTCCGAATTGCGGAACAGGACAACCATTCAAAAGGCTCACGATCCCTGCCACAGCACCAGGTTTGGCTTTGAATGATCTTCCTTCTGGCGAATACGCAATTTCAGTTTTCCACGACGAAAAGAGGCGCGGCAAGTTGGAGACAAATCTTTTGGGCATTCCGTTGTCGGGCGTTGGCCTCGCCAACAATCCGCAGTTTGGACCGATTAACCCGCCAACCTTTGCTAAGGCCAGAGTTTTCGTGCCCAACACTCAGGCACTCGATATTGCCGTCAAATACCTTTTTTAGTGAAAACTGGTGGGCGATAGTGAGGCATCGAAAAATACAAGAATTGCGTCGTACGAGTTTGCCCGGCCCAGACAAAGTTGGAATTCAGCAATTTGTCATTCGTCATTTTACAGAACCAGAGCGCAGAGCATCTTGATGTTGACACTGCTGAGGTGACCTGCCGGCAACGTTTTTCGACAAAACTTCGCTCATCGCAGCCTGAAGGAAGCGATCTATATTTCGGCATCGGCTCGCGGCTGAGCTCGCAGATCGGTCAGACCACACCGTTTCTGCCCAGAGGATCAGGCCCATCCAGCCGGCCATCGCGCAACTGGAAGATATGATCGAAGCGGTCGAAGATTTTCTCGTCGTGTGTGACGGCGATGATGGCAGCGTCATGCTCAACGGCAAGCCTGCGCAACAGGTCCATGACGATACCGGCGCGCTTGGAGTCGAGCGCAGCGGTCGGCTCATCGGCCAATATGATCCGCGGACTATTGGCCAGCGCACGGGCGATGGCCACGCGTTGCGCCTCCCCGCCCGAGAGCTTGGCCGGCATGGAGCTGCTGCGATGACCAACCTCCAGATAGTCGAGAAGCTCGCCAGCCCGCTCGCGTGCGGCGGCGATGTCGGCGCCCGCCAACTGGCGGACAATCGCCACGTTATCTGTCGCATCGAGGAACGGCAGTAGATTATGGAACTGGAAGATGAAACCAATCTTGTCGAGCCGCAGTCGTCTCAAGTCGCTGCGCTCCCATTGGCTATCTTTCAGGACGAGTTCACCATCGAGCTCCATGGAGCCCGCTGAGGGATCGAGGATGCAGCCGATGATGTTGAGGAGCGTGGTCTTGCCGGACCCGGAAGGTCCGAGCAGCGCCACCACCTGGCGCGGATACACCTCGAGCGAAACGTCCCGTAATGCGTCTACGCGAGTCTCGCCCTCGCCGAAATGCTTGGAGATGCCATCCAGACGCACGAGCGGGACACTTGAGCTTTCGCCTGCCCCTGTCATGTCAGCCTCCGAGCGCCGTTGCCGGGTCGACCCTTAGCGCTGCGCGCACGCCGAGCCCGCTCGACAAAAGGCACACTACGAACACGATCAGGCCGAGGATCACGACATTGTCCGGTTCCAGGATCACGCGGCGCGGGAAGTAGTCCTTGATGCTGAGGATCAGCGTGGCTCCGATGGCAAAGCCGATAAAACCGAGGGCCAGAGCCTGCTGCACGATCATGCCGATGATGGTGCGGTCTGGGGCCCCGATCAACTTAAGAGTCGCGATCTGTTTCAGCTTCTCCATGGTCATCGTGTAAATAATGAGCGCAATGATAACGGCAGAGACCGCCAGCAAGAGAGACGTGAAAAGTCCGATCTGACGTCGGGCCCGATCAACCAGCGAGCTTGTCAGGATGTTTTCCTGCGCCTCCTGCGTGATGGCGGCGAGATGCTTCCAGCGCCGTATCGCGGCAGCAGTGGCATCGGGGGAGGCATTCGGATGCAGCCGGGCAACAACGGCGTTGACGGTATCGCGGCTGGCACCGCCAGTGCCGCGAGCGAGTTGCACGCGCGCGGCGGACGGCGCGAGGTCGAATTGCAGTCTTTGCGCATCGGCTAGCATGATGTAGACGGCAGGATCACCACCGGAGTTGACCTGGTGCCGGGTCAATCCCACGACCGTGAAGGTGTTACGACCGAGTTGGATCCGTTCGCCTAAAGTCAATCCGGTTGAACGATCGGCGACCATTTCGTAGTGCCTGCGTCCAATCTCGCGCCCCTCGGAAATTTCCGGTGGACCTCCGGGCCGCGTCAATTCGTAGCCGATGACATAGAACCGCAGTTTGCCATCTCGGTGCTCGGCCTCGACGGTCTGATAGGTGAYGCTRCCGGCGGCRGTCACGTCGGCRATSCGTGCMACCGCYTCRCGGATGTCTCCGGGRATCCGGGACGCCTCGGCGAAGGGACCGCGTGTATTGGCCTCCACCACCCACAGGTCAACAGCCGGCGCCCGGGCAATCGTCAGGGCGTCGACGATCAGACCGCGATAAATGCCGATCATGGCCAGCACGACGCCGAGCAGCAGCCCGAGCCCCACACATGTCAGCAGGAAGCGACCGAGCGCGTGCCGGATGTCACGATASGCRAGGTTCATTTGGACCCCACCTCGGTCACGCGCGCTGCTCGGCCTTCACGCAACCCACTCTCCAGCCGGCTCACAACACGAGCGTTTGCCGGAAGGCCGCCGATGATCTCCAGGCGCGAATCCTCGGTGCGATGCCGGAACTGRACCAGACGGCGATGCAAACGACCGTCCTCGACCGTCCACACCGTACCCTGTCGCCCGTCATAGCCATGCACCGCGGCTGATGGCACAAGCAGGGCGTTGTCGAGGCTGGCCACGGTGATCCAGAACTCCACCTGCTCTCCGAGGTAGACGCGAGCTGGCGGATTATCGCCCCTGAGATAGACGCGTCGCTCCTCGGTGACCCGGTCGCTTTCAAGCCCGATGCGAACCACGCGGCCCGTGAAGGATTCGAGGGGACGGGAGCGCAAGCGCGCCTCGACGGGCTGGCCCTCCTCGATAAAGCCCGCGCGGGCCTCATCGACATAAGCGAGGCCCCAATAACTTCCAACGGCAATCAGAGTAAAGATCGGGTCGCCGGCCTTTATTACCGAGCCTARCTCCTTGTGGCGCTCAATGACCACGGCATCGAAGGGAGCAACAAGCGTGCGATGCCGCAGCATGGTCTCCTCGTATTGAAGCTGGGCGCGGGCGTCTGTCAGTTGCGCCTTGGCGCTTTCCACCTCGCTTTCCGCCACCGCTACATCCGCCTTGGCCACGGCCTCGTCGCGAACGGCCTCTTCCGCCGCCTGCTGGGAGACCACATCGCGACCAGCCAAGGCCTGTTTGCGCCGATTTGTCTCCTGCTTCTGCGTGAATGTGGCACGCGCCTTCTCCAAATTGGCGGCGCTCTTGGCGATATTGACCTCGGCGATCAGCAGCGAGGCGCGTGCTTTAGCAACCTTGGCATCCTGCTCGCCGGTAGCGAGCCGGGCCAGCACTTGCCCTCTGCTGACGTGATCACCATGGTCGGCGTGCAGTTCGGCAAGCGTGGCGCCGACTTCGAACCCGATCTTTGAGAGGACGCGTGCCTCGGTGGTTCCGAGGCCAAATACCCGGACCGGAACATTCTGCTCAGGCGCCGCAACCTGAACATCGATCGGTCGATTGGAGTAGACAAGGGCGGCAACGGCAATGACAGCAATGAGGCCCGCCACCGCCAGCGTATAAGTCACCGCCGGTTTGCGCAGCAAGGCGGACGAGCCGGCCTTTTTTTTCGTCAGTCCGGATGACTTTCCGGCCTTGACGGCGGCTAAACGCACAGAATCATCCATATCGAGCTCTGCTTCTCGTGGGCTGGATCGCGCATGTCCAGCGCTAGAACGCTGCTGCGTTTCCGCTCGCACAGCGGCGTGCAGCCACCATAAACAGCAGTGCAGCCACAATCACGCCCGGCACCAGCCCGAACAGGAACGCGAAGGCATAATCGACTACCGCGCTGAGCGCGCCGACATCGGCAAGCGTCCAGCTAGGCGCCGCGAAGGTCGCCGCGACGGCTACGATCAATCCGGCTATCAGCGCGGCGAGAATCGGGCGCTTCATTGGTCTATCGGCGCGATAGAGCTTCAGCGCACTCATAACGATGCCGATAAAGAGCACGAGGGAGAGACCAAGCAGCAGCCACAGCCATAGACCCACGCTTTCGTACAGGATGAAGAACAGAGTTATCGGATTGAAGTCACTCATGATTATCTCCCTGTTATGCGCGGCCACGCAGCATGGCGCGATAGGCGCCCTTGAGGCCCTTTTCCTCGATCAGCCAGGACACCCACAGTTCTTCGAGCGGCGGAATGAAGGGAAAGGACGGGATGAGCTTTCCGTCGTAATCGAACTCGATCAGCATTGCCTTCCCGAGGGCTGTCACCATCGGACAGGAGGTGTAGCCGTTGTAGGTCTTCTGCGGCGTGCGCCCAGCCGTCTCGGCGACGAGATTGTCGACGACCACTGGTACTTGCCATTTGACGCTGGCCGCCGTCTTGCCGCGCGGCACGCCCGCAATGTCGCCGACGGCAAAGACTTCGGGATAGCGTGGATGACGCAGCGTGGCCTTGTCCGCTTCCATCCAGCCGTCGGCCGCGAACGGACCGTCGCGCCACGGCAGCGGGCTGTTACGTAGCGCGTCGGGCGCGCGCATCGGTGGCACGACATGGATGAAATCATAATCGAGCGTTACGTCTCCTGAAGGCGTTACGTAGGTTGCGCGTCTGGCGCTGGGATCGATCGCTTTGAGCACATGGCTGTAATTGACGGCAATGTCGCGCTCGGCGAACAACGTCTTGACCTTCTCGTGGACAAGTGGGACGGTAAACACCGTCGGATTATGCGCGTTGTAGATCAGCTTGGTAGCGCTACGGCGACCCCTGCGGCGCGCTTTGTCATCGGTAACAAACGTGACCTTGAGCGGCGCGCCGGCGCACTTCATCTCACTCGCGGGGCGTCCGAACAGACCGACGCCGCCGATCTCGATGAAGCGGTCGATGGCCGCCGCCGATGCGGCAGCCTGCGCGGGGCCGGCATAGACCGATGCAATTCCCTCCTTGCCGATGAGAGACGGATCCATGCCGGCGATCGCGCGATAGTCGAGCATCAATCCGGTGGCAACAAACAGAAAATCATAGGCAATTCGTTGTCCGTCAGCCGTAACGACCGCTTTGGCGTCCGGATCGAATTCGGCCACTGCCTGTTCAATCCATTCCACGCCCCGTGGCATGTAATCCGCATTGCGCCCTGTGACGTCCGCCGGGCTCCACAGGCCCATCGCAACCAACGTGAAGCCGGGCTGGAAATGGTGCTCCTTCTTGGCGTCAATTAGGGTGATACTGGCATTCGGCATTTGTCGGCGCAGCCGCGCAGCGAGCGAAAGTCCGGCCGCCCCTGCCCCTGCAATAACGATGCGGGCGC from Pseudorhodoplanes sp. includes these protein-coding regions:
- a CDS encoding ABC transporter ATP-binding protein, which produces MPAIRAENLSKSFGNLKAVDDLTLSVEEGEIFGLVGPDGAGKTTTMRLLTGIMDPTAGDAWVAGRHVVEEAEAVKDDIAYMSQRFGLYPDLTVMENIDFYADLYGMPRRGRATHIEELLAFSNLTPFKKRQAGKLSGGMKQKLGLACALIHTPKVLFLDEPTNGVDPVSRRDFWRILYQLLRENVTIFVSTAYLDEAERCARVALMHKGRLIAVGTPDEAKQLMQGTLIEVRAAEPRQSAALLRARLESASVGLFGDRVHIVAQDPDTAMTKAAEILRHAGLAVASIRVVEPSLEDVFVSVLSQEAEGGNA
- a CDS encoding ABC transporter ATP-binding protein, with amino-acid sequence MCLCRCCRRRRRVETPERSIAVSVRNLERRFGSFVAVNRVSFDVARGEIFGFLGPNGSGKSTTIRMLTGILAPSAGTGTVAGFDVNTEAEKIKSHIGYMSQRFSLYEDLTVEENIDFYSGIYRIAKERRQERKEWVIEMAGLAEHRASRTAILSGGWKQRLALGCAVLHEPPVIFLDEPTSGVDPLSRRRFWDLIYDLSAKGVTVFVTTHYMEEAEYCDRIGLIHRGDLIAVGTPHELKTTLMQEDVLEVVCERPQEAMNEIEGIDVVKEVALFGKDLHAVAADGEAAAAAIRQQLETRGYRINRVEKITPSLEDVFVSLVEARDRAHQSEEVAA
- a CDS encoding LOG family protein, producing MSKRLQMSTAWPPQSNTAPTASPSYRLAFEDVDFLGKQDLRPLRLQLELLKPEWYLRQEAITSTIVVFGSARLLSPEIASKQLTELKTALRKKPQNKALQSALRRAEKQLDYSRYYAEARRFSALVSRRFQQEGRCDFMIVTGGGPGIMEAANRGAHDVNGRSIGFNITLPREQVPNPFVTPDLCFRFRYFAIRKMHFLLRAKALVVFPGGLGTMDELFEVLTLIQTGKIARMPVVLIGRDFWTSAIDFNFLVEEGVIDPDDIALFQIADCSEQAIQIVQKFYGGRPPE
- a CDS encoding MBL fold metallo-hydrolase, with translation MKIAFHGAAQEVTGSCTMIETKEVRFLVDCGMFQGGREADGRNRAPFAFDPRTINFVLLTHAHIDHSGLLPKLWRDGFRGPIYTTPATAELLAIMLRDSASIQGSEAERAKRKSRTRGAAEPIYSMADAEAVLGLLSVVHYDTLHNPHDSIRIRLRDAGHILGSAILEIWVKESPRERKLVFSGDLGQPGRPILRDPSPIEDADILFVESTYGDRRHKSLAETLDEFVAVVNETLEVKKGNVIVPAFAIGRTQELIYYFHHLTCRGRFRHLSIFIDSPMATAVTRVTRSNLALFDEEAKKLVAWHAAGKGLPNLTFVGSVDESRALNTIRSGAVIIAGSGMCTAGRIKHHLLHNLGRRENAVLITGLQAQGTLGRRLVDGAERVRIFDQDVAVRASIHTLGGFSAHADQSALLHWLGAFRRAPTRTFVMHGEPRSSTALAGEISRRPGWNMQTPKTGQMVEVAAGDAGKRLP
- a CDS encoding ABC transporter permease → MTRMKPFRVWAIARKETIHILRDPRSLGMAIAIPMLLLLLFGYALSLDVDNVPTVVWDQSASHESREFVSHFDGSRYFSVTGHVHSYREVEREIDSGRALVALVIPTDFAGRIEAGRPAPVQAIVDGSDPNTATIAMGYLDVVAFSYSQDVALRAIRRTTGQTVHPPVDLRARAWFNADLESKNYIIPGLIAVIMMVIAALLTSLTIAREWEQGTMEQLIATPVRGNELILGKLLPYFTIGMLDVALAVLMGEFLFNVPLRGSVALLFAMAAVFLAGALSLGMVISILTRGQLLASQLAMVLTFLPSFLLSGFMYAIANMPVPIQVITHLVPASYFVTMLKGIYLKGVGLQILATEAGLLTLFGVALVVLANRKFRKKLV
- a CDS encoding ABC transporter permease → MFERIKHMLIKEFIQVFRDPKMRGIIFVMPVLQVLIFGYAVTLDVNNIATAVYDLDNSVASRELVARFEKSGYFDIVEHVDNIERVRGLLDRGQASAVLQINRGFADALRAGRTAELQLIVDGTDSNTAGVVLDYSAKITKALSEKVLITRFTRVKGSFEKPGRVELETRAWFNDNLESRNFYVPGVIAIVVMLITLMLTSMAVVREKEIGTIEQMMVTPITPAEFILGKTLPFALIGFVDVVLVTVVGVFWFGVPIYGSLLLLFFATALYLMTTLGIGLLISTVSQTQQQAMMSAFFFYFPAVLLSGFMFPIANMPTVIQWLTYLNPLRYFLVVVRGIFLKGVGLEILWPQMFALAVVGVVLLWFAASRFKKTSG
- a CDS encoding DUF2141 domain-containing protein, which encodes MNNFSGFLPSVALAFLIAATGSAHALDVSVSGLRNRDGNVVICVWRRQDRGFPNCGTGQPFKRLTIPATAPGLALNDLPSGEYAISVFHDEKRRGKLETNLLGIPLSGVGLANNPQFGPINPPTFAKARVFVPNTQALDIAVKYLF
- a CDS encoding ABC transporter ATP-binding protein; the protein is MRLDGISKHFGEGETRVDALRDVSLEVYPRQVVALLGPSGSGKTTLLNIIGCILDPSAGSMELDGELVLKDSQWERSDLRRLRLDKIGFIFQFHNLLPFLDATDNVAIVRQLAGADIAAARERAGELLDYLEVGHRSSSMPAKLSGGEAQRVAIARALANSPRIILADEPTAALDSKRAGIVMDLLRRLAVEHDAAIIAVTHDEKIFDRFDHIFQLRDGRLDGPDPLGRNGVV
- a CDS encoding ABC transporter permease, whose translation is MNLAYRDIRHALGRFLLTCVGLGLLLGVVLAMIGIYRGLIVDALTIARAPAVDLWVVEANTRGPFAEASRIPGDIREAVARIADVTAAGSXTYQTVEAEHRDGKLRFYVIGYELTRPGGPPEISEGREIGRRHYEMVADRSTGLTLGERIQLGRNTFTVVGLTRHQVNSGGDPAVYIMLADAQRLQFDLAPSAARVQLARGTGGASRDTVNAVVARLHPNASPDATAAAIRRWKHLAAITQEAQENILTSSLVDRARRQIGLFTSLLLAVSAVIIALIIYTMTMEKLKQIATLKLIGAPDRTIIGMIVQQALALGFIGFAIGATLILSIKDYFPRRVILEPDNVVILGLIVFVVCLLSSGLGVRAALRVDPATALGG